The region CCAGGTAATCCCTACCGGCAGAAAATGGAAGATGGCTTCACCAAGGAGCCAGAGGAAGCTATGAACACCGGACCAGAACTGGGATACCTGAACAAGCGTTTCCGTTCCCCCGTTTACAAGCTTGATCTCTCCTATGATGTTGCGGAAGCCAAGAATCAGACCTCCTACGATAATCGCCGGGATCAAAGGAGCAAAGATCTCCGCAATATCTGCCACGGCCCGCTGCAAAAGGTTTAAGTTCCCCTTTGCCTCTTTCTTTACCTCGTCCTTAGATACCCCTTCCACACCGGATACCGATACAAAGTCATTGTAAAAAGACTGTACGTCATTTCCAATGATCACCTGAAACTGACCTGCCTGTGTAAAGGTGCCCTTGACACAGGAAAGTGCCTCGATCTGTTTTGTGTCTGCTTTCCCCGGGTCCACCAGCGCAAAACGCATTCTGGTCATACAATGGCTTACTGCACCGATATTTTCTTTTCCCCCCACATACTCTAATAGCTTTCTTGCATCGCTTTCATACTTACCCATATTCATACTCCCTTCATACATGTTTTTACCACACTTAAACTTATATGTTAATTTTGTAATTTCAATATAACATATACGTATATCTTTGTCAATATGCAGAAAAGAGAATTTAAACAGCCTGCAGTCGGTACTTGTCCGGATCTGACAAGATCGCAGCAGCCTATGAAGATGGAAGCATCAGGAGAAACGGATTCTTATAGCTTCCGGCGGGCAAAATCCACGAACTTAAACTTGTCCGGTCTGTGGCGTGATTCCGTGTATTGGAATAAGGTGGAATCTTCCAGGTACGTATAGCTTTTTACAATCACCACCATATCATAACGGCCCATATCAAGGAGGCGGTAATCCTCATCCGTAGCCATATGGACGGTGATTTCTTTCATGGCAAAGCCGATTTTAAGTCCCTGTTCGTTTTCTAAATATTCATAAACGGAATCCTGAGCCGCACGCAAAGGAAGGTTTTCCACTACTTTCCTGGAAAAATAATCCTTATCTATGATGATTTTTTCTCCATCGATTTCCCGGACCCGTTCCAGTACAAAGGCCTCATCCTCCGGGCCGATCTGCAGCGCATCCATCAGTTTCTTGTTATTCTTGACGATTTCCAGATTCTCCACAAATGTCCTTGGCTTTGAATTTGAATACCGGTAAATTTCCTTAAAGCTCGCAATCTCTGAAACCGGGAAGTTAAATTTGCTCTTATCCACCACCTCAGCGGCTTTTCCCCTGGCCTTACGGATGCAGCCATCCTCTGCCAAAAGCTCCAGTGCCTTTCGCACCGTATCACGGGAAGCACCGTAAATCTCCATCAATTCCCCTTCCGCAGGAAGCTTATCTCCCGGTCGGTATTCCCGCCTTTCTATTTTTTCAAGAAGGTCCTTATAAAGGCGCCTGTATTTACTCTCCATAGATCCATAACCTCACTTTACCTGACTTTTCATTGCTTTCGATCTCTGATTAATTTTAACATATACGTATACCTTAGTCAATGAAATCGGTTTTATACGGAAAAAAACGGCAGATACCCCTTAATCTTTTCCATACACCTTTTCCTGTTTATCGAACGATATTATGGAAAACAATCTTTTTTCTTTTCTTTCCATAAATGGTTTCCTATGGTAAACTGTTTTTAGAGCAAAGTTTACAAAGGAGGAGTATGCATGCAACTGCAGTACACAAATAATTTAAATAATAAAAGCGTCCTTGGCATTATCCGGCGCTTCTGTAATTACATTGATCCACGGCTGACGGAACATGGTTCCCATGTGGCTTATATTATTTCCCGTATGCTGAGGAATACGGGGCAATATTCCCGGCAGGAGCTGAGGGATATCTGCTTTCTGGCCCAGCTTCACGATATAGGAGCCTATAAAACAGAAGAAATATCCAGGATGATTCAATTTGAAACCAATGACATTTGGGAACATTCCTTCTACGGATATCTTTTCATTCGGTATTTCTCCCCTTTAAAGGATCTGGCCCCTGCAGTACTTTTGCACCATATCACCTGGAACTTTCTAGAAAAGGGGGATGAACTCAGTACTAAATTAAAAGACTTATCTCAGATCCTTCATATTGCAGACCGCATTGATGTCTCTATGTCACTGGAGAAGCGATCCTGGAAGGAAACTCTCCAGCTGCTGATCCAGGGATCAAACAATGTCTTCGCACCTCATATTGTAGAGCTTGCATCCAGGCTTAACTTTCAGGAACCCATAGATATGGAATGGAGAAAAGATTCAGAATACTTCGAATTCCTAACCAGCATTCCCCTTTCCGAAGAAGAGACTACGGAATATTTGAAAATGCTGGTCTTTATCATTGATTTCAGAAGCCATCACACCGTAACCCATACCATCACCACAACCAGCATCAGCTACGAGCTGGGAAAACTCCTTACCCTGAGTGAACACCGGCTGAATCTGGTATTGTGCGGCTCCCTGCTCCATGATTTGGGTAAAATCGCCATCCCGGTGGAGATCCTGGAATATCCGGGGAAATTAAGCCAACAAGCCATGTCCATTATGAGGACCCATGTGAATTTCACGGAAAAAATATTTGGTGGCAGCATTGACAAATCCATTGAACGCATTGCCCTGCGCCACCATGAAAAACTAAACGGATCCGGTTACCCCAAAAAGCTGAACGCTGAGGATCTGACTACAGAAGAACGGCTGGTGGCTATTGCGGATATCATCAGCGCACTGACCGGCACCAGAAGCTATAAAACCGCTTTCCCCACAAACCGCATACTGACCATCCTTACCAGAATGAAGCATGACGGTCTCCTGGATCCATATATCGTTGACCTTGCCATGGAACATATTGATGAGATCCTGGAAACTACCTCTATCCGCTGCCAGCCCATCTTAAATGTTTATGAGAAACTGAAAAACGAGTATGAAGCTCTCCTTCAATTAGAGACCTACAGCGAAAAGCTTTGTTTTGCACTTTCCATCAAGAATCCGGAAATTAAACCTTCATGGCCATAAACGCGAAGAATCCGGCTGAATTCAGCCGGATTCTGTCTTGCTCTTTTAATTATTTTGCAATTACCCTTACAAATTTTTTCTTACCCCGTTTTACCACAACCCCATCTCCGGACAGCTGATCTTTCGTAAATACAGCCTTTCCATCGGAAACAGCTTCTCCTTCCACGGTTACTCCTCCCTGCTCCACATTGCGCCTTGCTTCGGAGCGGGTAGGAGCCAGGCCGGATTTCTGGAGAATGGCCAGGATGTCAATGCTTCCATCGGTAAAATCCGCCTCTTCCAGTTCGCAGGTTGGCATATCTGCCGCATTGCCGCCGGTAAACAGCGCTCTGGCACTCTCTCTCGCTCTTTCCGCTTCCTCTTCTCCATGAACCAGATTGGTCAGCTCATAAGCAAGAATTTCTTTTGCTTCATTTAACTGGCTGCCTTCCCAGCTGTCCATCTCGTTAATCTGTTCGATAGGAAGGAAGGTAAGCATGCGCAGGCATTTTAACACATCTGCATCGGCAATGTTTCTCCAGTACTGGAAAAAGTCAAAAGGAGTAGTCTTTTCCGGATCAAGCCATACAGCACCGGACTGGGTTTTACCCATCTTATTTCCCTCGGAATTTAATAGCAGGGTGATGGTCATCGCATGAGCATCTTTTCCCAGCTTCCGGCGGATCAGCTCTGTGCCGCCAAGCATATTGCTCCACTGGTCATCTCCTCCAAACTGCATGTTGCAGCCGTAACGGTTAAACAGCTCATAGAAGTCAAAGCTCTGCATGATCATGTAGTTGAATTCCAGGAAGCTTAAGCCTTTTTCCATACGCTGCTTATAGCATTCCGCAGTCAGCATGCGGTTGACGGAAAAATGGGGGCCGACCTCTCTTAGGAAATCGATGTAATTTAAATTCAACAGCCAGTCTGCGTTATTAACCATAAGAGCCTTTCCTTCCGAAAAGTCGATAAAACGGCTCATCTGCTTTTTAAAGCAGTCACAGTTATGCTGGATTGTTTCCACTGTCATCACCTGCCGAAGGTCGCTTCTTCCGGAAGGATCTCCAACCATACCGGTTCCGCCTCCGATCAGGGCGATGGGCTTATTGCCTGCCTCCTGAAGGCGCTTCATTAAGCACAGGGCCATAAAATGACCTACGTGAAGGCTGTCGGCCGTGGGATCAAATCCGATGTAGAATACGGCTTTTCCTTCATTTACCATCTTGCTGATTTCTTCTTCGTTCGTCACCTGGGCGATCAGGCCGCGTGCTTTCAATTCGTCATAAATTGTCATCATTATTCTCCTTTTTCATTAAAATAAGCCCCGTCCTATCAAAAGGACGAGGCTGAAGTCTCGTGTTACCACCTTAAGTTTATAAACAGCTCACGCTGTCTACCTTTTTGAGTACCTGATGCGATACTCTAGCACAATAACGGGTGCGGGAATCCGTCGCAGCCTACTTGGCATCATAGCCGTTTGGTGCGAAGCTCAGAGATGTATTCACAATCCGTATCCCACGCGCCTCTCATCTGCCGGCTGCTTTCTGTGTGGTCCATCGTACTGCTACTTGTTCTTATCAACGCTTTTACTTGTTTATGAAGTTATTGACTAGTATATGTTGTTTTCTTTTATTTGTCAAGAGGGGTTTATTTCATTTTTTTGGGGTCCGGATATGTTTATAACACAGCGATATCAACTGAGGCCAAAAAGAACTATTTTGCTTTCTCTCTCAACAATTCATTGTATTACACATGTGCAAAAAGTGAGAATGAACGGTGGTATCTTCCGTCAGTTCCGGATGGAAAGCACAAGCCAGCATATTTTTTTCCCGGACAGCCACGATTTTTCCATCAACCTTTGCCAAAACTTCCACGCCCTGACCAACATTCGCAACATATGGCGCACGGATAAACACCATCGGAATGATTCTAGCGCCGCCATATTCAGATTCAGTTTTAAAGCTGGCTAGTTGCCTCCCGTATGCGTTGCGCTCCACTGTAATGTCCATACAGGCAAGATGGCTTTCTCCTCCGATAACTGTTTTCGCCAGCAGAATCATACCGGCGCAAGTACCCATCACAGGGATTCCTCTCTGAATCATTTGAAGAATTGGCTCCTTTAATTCTGATTCCCCCATCAGCTTTTCCATCACCGTGCTTTCGCCGCCGGGCAGAATTAAGCCACTTATTTCTTTGGTAAAATCTGCCCGCTGCCGGATTTCAAAGCTGTCTGCCCCTAGTTTGGACAACATCTTTTCATGCTCTGTAAACGCTCCCTGCAGGGCAAGTATTCCAATCCTCATGGCATTCACTCTACTTTCCACGCTCCGCCATCAAAAGGGCGATTTCCTGCTCATTGATACCTACCATCGCTTCGCCCAAGTCTTCGCTAAGTTCTGCGATTAACATTGCATCATTAAAATTGGTAACAGCTTTTACAATGGCGGCGGCACGTTTTTCCGGATTGCCGGATTTAAAGATACCAGAACCCACAAACACACCTTCCGCTCCCAGCTGCATCATCAGCGCGGCATCAGCAGGAGTCGCCACGCCTCCGGCGGCAAAGTTCACCACAGGAAGTTTGCCGTTTTGTGCCACCCATTTCACCAGATTCAATGGGGAAGCCAGTTGTTTCGCGGCTTCAAATAATTCATCCGCCCGCAATGCAGTGAGCCTCCGGATTTCGCTTTGGATTTTCCGCATATGCCGCACGGCCTGCACTACATCGCCAGTCCCTGGCTCGCCCTTAGTACGAATCATCGACGCGCCCTCGGCAATGCGGCGCAATGCTTCTCCTAAGTCTTTCGCACCGCAGACAAAGGGGGCGCGGAATTTGGTTTTGTCAATGTGATAGATGTCATCCGCTGGAGAAAGCACTTCGCTTTCGTCTATGTAGTCGATATCGATGGCCTCCAGAATTTGCGCTTCCACAAAATGCCCAATGCGTACTTTTGCCATTACAGGAATGGAAACCGATGCCTGAATCCTTCTAATCATTTTAGGGTCGCTCATTCGGGAAACGCCGCCTGCTGCCCGAATGTCGGCGGGAATCCGCTCCAAAGCCATCACCGCACATGCACCCGCTTGTTCCGCTATTCGCGCTTGTTCCGGGGTGCTGACGTCCATGATTACGCCGCCCTTTAGCATTTGAGCCAGATTTTTATTGAGTTCATATTGCTCTGACATAATAAATCCTCCTGGTATTCTTGGTCTCAGTTAATATCCTTATTATGCCCCAAAACTGGCCTTATCGAAAGTACCAGTTAATGTTTATTTGAAGATACCAGTTAGATATTTGAGCAACGGCTAATCCGTATTACATCCTTTGAGCCGCGTCCAAGGCAAGAAGCGCACACATTCAACAGGGAATGTCGCAAGCGGAACACTAAGCGGGCTGCCCTTCATCCGCTCAGCTGTATAGGAAAGACCGTATCCCCGTCTAATATACTAAAAAACAGCCCCGTCCTATCAAAAGGACGAGGCAAAAGTCTCACTAAGAACTTTTTTATTTATATTTTCGAAAATCCTACTTCAATTCCGGCCAGTATTCTTTATTGGCTTCCATGAGATCGTCTAAAATCTGTTTGGCAACGGAAGCGCTTGGCACGGTCTTTGATAAGGTAAGGGCCTGCCACAGCTTTAAATAGCTTCCCTCAATCCATGCTTCTACCACCAGACGCTCTACTGCAAGCTGTTCTTCCATCATCCCCTTTTCAAAGGTGGGAATGTTTCCCTGGCACAAAGGTTCCGGTCCTTCATTTCCTACCAGGCAAGGTACTTCCACCATGGCAGTAGGATCAAAATTAGAGATGGCTCCTTTATTTTCCACAATACACAGCATCTGCTCCCGGGTATTGAAACCAATGGCACATGCCAGATCCACAATGAAGGAAGCATGATTGTCTATGGAGAATGCACTGCCTTTAGCCGTCCCTGCTTCTATGATGGCCCTTGCAGCACTGAACACCTCCTTTTCTCTTCCCTCCATCACCTCATTGGCCCTGGTATGGCAGGGATCTGTATGCTCCACCACATAATCCGGGTAAAGATAATATTTC is a window of [Clostridium] saccharolyticum WM1 DNA encoding:
- the treR gene encoding trehalose operon repressor translates to MESKYRRLYKDLLEKIERREYRPGDKLPAEGELMEIYGASRDTVRKALELLAEDGCIRKARGKAAEVVDKSKFNFPVSEIASFKEIYRYSNSKPRTFVENLEIVKNNKKLMDALQIGPEDEAFVLERVREIDGEKIIIDKDYFSRKVVENLPLRAAQDSVYEYLENEQGLKIGFAMKEITVHMATDEDYRLLDMGRYDMVVIVKSYTYLEDSTLFQYTESRHRPDKFKFVDFARRKL
- a CDS encoding HD-GYP domain-containing protein, yielding MQLQYTNNLNNKSVLGIIRRFCNYIDPRLTEHGSHVAYIISRMLRNTGQYSRQELRDICFLAQLHDIGAYKTEEISRMIQFETNDIWEHSFYGYLFIRYFSPLKDLAPAVLLHHITWNFLEKGDELSTKLKDLSQILHIADRIDVSMSLEKRSWKETLQLLIQGSNNVFAPHIVELASRLNFQEPIDMEWRKDSEYFEFLTSIPLSEEETTEYLKMLVFIIDFRSHHTVTHTITTTSISYELGKLLTLSEHRLNLVLCGSLLHDLGKIAIPVEILEYPGKLSQQAMSIMRTHVNFTEKIFGGSIDKSIERIALRHHEKLNGSGYPKKLNAEDLTTEERLVAIADIISALTGTRSYKTAFPTNRILTILTRMKHDGLLDPYIVDLAMEHIDEILETTSIRCQPILNVYEKLKNEYEALLQLETYSEKLCFALSIKNPEIKPSWP
- the tyrS gene encoding tyrosine--tRNA ligase — encoded protein: MTIYDELKARGLIAQVTNEEEISKMVNEGKAVFYIGFDPTADSLHVGHFMALCLMKRLQEAGNKPIALIGGGTGMVGDPSGRSDLRQVMTVETIQHNCDCFKKQMSRFIDFSEGKALMVNNADWLLNLNYIDFLREVGPHFSVNRMLTAECYKQRMEKGLSFLEFNYMIMQSFDFYELFNRYGCNMQFGGDDQWSNMLGGTELIRRKLGKDAHAMTITLLLNSEGNKMGKTQSGAVWLDPEKTTPFDFFQYWRNIADADVLKCLRMLTFLPIEQINEMDSWEGSQLNEAKEILAYELTNLVHGEEEAERARESARALFTGGNAADMPTCELEEADFTDGSIDILAILQKSGLAPTRSEARRNVEQGGVTVEGEAVSDGKAVFTKDQLSGDGVVVKRGKKKFVRVIAK
- the pdxT gene encoding pyridoxal 5'-phosphate synthase glutaminase subunit PdxT, which gives rise to MRIGILALQGAFTEHEKMLSKLGADSFEIRQRADFTKEISGLILPGGESTVMEKLMGESELKEPILQMIQRGIPVMGTCAGMILLAKTVIGGESHLACMDITVERNAYGRQLASFKTESEYGGARIIPMVFIRAPYVANVGQGVEVLAKVDGKIVAVREKNMLACAFHPELTEDTTVHSHFLHMCNTMNC
- the pdxS gene encoding pyridoxal 5'-phosphate synthase lyase subunit PdxS: MSEQYELNKNLAQMLKGGVIMDVSTPEQARIAEQAGACAVMALERIPADIRAAGGVSRMSDPKMIRRIQASVSIPVMAKVRIGHFVEAQILEAIDIDYIDESEVLSPADDIYHIDKTKFRAPFVCGAKDLGEALRRIAEGASMIRTKGEPGTGDVVQAVRHMRKIQSEIRRLTALRADELFEAAKQLASPLNLVKWVAQNGKLPVVNFAAGGVATPADAALMMQLGAEGVFVGSGIFKSGNPEKRAAAIVKAVTNFNDAMLIAELSEDLGEAMVGINEQEIALLMAERGK